The segment GACGGTCTTCCTTGGCGAGCAGGGGCAGCAGGTTGCATCCGACGAAGCCGGCACCCCCGGCGATGATGGAAACGTTCATGTAATTACGGCTCTCGAGAAGATGAAAAGCGTTCAATGATTGAATTGTCCGGAGCGCCCAAGGAGCGCATCGCAAAGACCCCAGGCGGCGTAGCGAAGCCGGAGGTATCGACGATCTGCGAGCAGTGCAATCAACATCAACTTCACAGGAAGTTTGACGGACTGTTGCACGCGCCAACGCAACGGCGCCGCGGAACGAAAGATCATTCGCATGACGTTCCGGTACTGGTAATAGTGTCGGATTGGACTCGGAATCTTGAGTCCCATCCGTTCGCCTTCGCCCAGACGGTGCCGAATCGAGACGTCATCGCTCAGCATAAGCGGAATGCCGTTCTTCAACGCGCGCCAGCCCCACTCGAAATCGACGCAGTCGATGAACAACGTCTCGTCGAACAGCCCGACGTGCCTGAAGACCGAGGCCGGCACCAAGGTACCGGAGCTGGTTAGCTCGCTGCAGTGCGTCAGGCCGTTCTCCGATAGCCCTCGGCAATTGCTCATGTCACGACCCAGCTCGTTGACGATGCGGGCACTGACGACGAGCGGCTGAACGGGCGACCCGACTCGCGCGGACAAGAGACCCTGCACCAAGTCTGGAGGCGAGACGCTGTCGTCGTCCATCAGGAGAATATCTGCAGCGCCCCGCGCTAACGCATGTTCGATGCCCCGATTCTGCGCATGAGCGATACCGAAATTGCCTCCAAGCGAGAGGCAGTCGACACCATGACGTTCGCAGGCACCACGAATCTTGGTGGCAGTGATCGCCTGCGTCGAGTTGTCCACCACGACCACTGCGCATTGGCTCAGAAGTGCCGACAACGCCGCATCCAATCTGGAAGCGGGGGTGTTGTAAGTCACTATGACGGCGGTGACTGCGTAGTTCATGTGGACGCCTCCGATTTCGAGGCGCGCTCACTCATTGTCGTGGCGAGCCAGCGTGTACCGTTCACGAACAGCGTCGCCGTCAAGAAGATGACGAGAGATTTGAGGTAGACGGATGCGCCGAGACTCCAGCCGGTACGGAAACAGTCGCGCAGATAGTAAGCCGTCACCATCAGGGCGATGCCACCCGTCAGCGATTGACGTGAACCATGCGCGACCACAACAAAGCCGAGCGCGCTGGCGACGATCATCGGACCGGCCCAATCGCCGAAGTAGAAGACCGCCTCGGCGACAGGATTGCCTGCCAATCCGATCTCCAAACCTGCGGCACTGCTAATTACGTCCGAGTACCACTCGTTCGGCGACGTGAACGTGCTGCCATGGAAGGTCAGCGCCGATGGGATGCTCTGCCAGGATATGGTGAATTCGCCCAGCATTGCCGCAAGCGATTGCATCGCGCTGTTCTGGAAGTCTGAGTAGAACGCGAAGCGCAGGCCCAACAGGGTAAGCACCGCCAGCGTGAACACGGTCACGACCGTGCGGCGGGAGACGCTCGAGTTCCAGGTCAGGAGGAAGAGATACGTCAGCAGATGGGTGGCGTAGTTGTGCTTCGAGAAGACTACCTCGAAAAGCACCGGTGCGAGGAAGAACAAGGTACCCCATCCCTTCATGCGAGCCTTGATGCTGCTGAGCAGGAAGACGCAGAGCAGCATGTTGTACTTAAGCCTCAGCCTATGCTCCAGGTTGATCTCCTCGTAGGCCATGTGAGCTACCACCTTGTCGAAGTAGATCAAGGTGTCCAGGCTCAGCAGCGCATTTGCAAAGAAGTAGGCCGAACCGAGAATGCTTAGCCATGCGATGGCGCGTGCGACCGATTCGTGTAGGCGCAGTTCCCCCGGGCGGATGACCACGTCCCGCGGCGCCTGCAGAACGATGAGGAAGGTCAGCAGCGAGTAGAAGGCACCGATGAAGTAGTCCCCCGCCGCGATCGGCGTCAGTCCCAGCACCTCGCGCACGCTCGGCACGAAGACGATGGGCAGTACCAGATACAGGAAGCACAGGCTTCCTGCGATCAGGCGGATGGGGAGCCTGATGTTCACAGTGCCTCGACGGCCTCGACTATGGCCGCATCGAAGCGGTCCTTAGGGCAGAGATAGCCTTGGTCAGAGTATTCGCGGTACAGCGCCTGCGCGCGCTTCTCCAGCGTCGTCGTCGCCAGCTCCTGAAGAATGTGAGCACTCAATTGATTGAGTGTGCCGTCCACATGTACACCGGGGAGGTAGAACTCCTCTGGGATGTCGACGTACGGCGACACCGGAAGGCAGCCGCAGGCCATGTGCTCGAACGGAATCAGCGACGGATTGGTGAGATTGAACGAGACGCCAATGCGCGAACGGCGGTACACGTCCGCGAGCGCCTCTAGCGAGGGCAATGCGCCGAGATGCTGCACCCCGACGCTGGTCAGCCGCTTCGATAGCGCCGAGCCATAGAACGCGATGCGCAGGTCGGGCTGGCGCGCAAGCAGGACCTCCGCCAGCTGCTCGCAGAGCAGAGCGCAGCGGCGGGGCAGTTCGGGCTTGTGAAAGAACAGCACGTCGATGTCGCGCGTCACAGGCGAAGCGGGCCGGGCGTGATAGATCGCCGTGTCCACCGGGAACGGGAGATATGCCGTCTTGCCTGGCAACTTCATCCACTTGCCGGAGGCGATAAACGATTCGGGTCCGACCTTGACCTTCGCCGCGTGGTAGTACTTCGTCGAAACAGGGAAGAAGAGCTCGTCGTAATCCTGGATCACGTGCATCCACTTACCACCGAGATCCTCGAGCGCGTCAGGTAGGCTCAGGCTGAAGATCCAACTGGTCGTAACGTAGAGGTCGGCGCGGGCCGGCAGTTCGGAAACGGTTTCCCCCTTAAAGCCGTACTCCTTGATGAGACCCGCATCGATCTTTGACGGCGCCTGGATGTAGAGCTTCAGCGACTTTCCCAGATGCGCGGCCAGCGCGTTGGCGATGCGCGCGGTGTTGCGCAAGCCGCCGGAGCGCGGTTCTAGGCGGTAGAGCATCAGCACGAGCGAGCCGGGCGAGCCAACGCTGTTGCGGCGCAGCGAATGCTTGAGGGAGGCGGCGCTGCGCTTGTATTCAGCGGCGACGAAGAGATCTTTGAGGAGGCTAAGCATGCTGGCGAGACGCGAGAACCACGAGTGCGCCCATCAGCAGCAGCTGGGGGCAGATGTAGACGGCGAGGGTCTGCACGGGCTTGATGCCGGTGAGGTGACCGGAAGCCACCAGGATGGCGCCCAGTGCTACCGCATTGATGGCAAGGATGCCGCGTGCATGTCTTGCGCCGAGCGATACGGTCCCCCAGGACAAAAGACAGCCGGCGGCGAGATAGCAGGCGGAGATGGCCAAGCTCGGGATGTCGACGAAGGCAAACGAGCCCAAGATCAGCGCCGCGGCGAGCACGAAGGCAGCGACCCAGCGCTTCGCCATCGCGCCGAAGGCCCCCTTCACCCGCGCATAGAAATAGACCAGACTGCCGCCGATGGCGACGGCTCGCTCCAGCATCACGAAGTTGGCGACTGCCGTCGCGTCCTTCTCGT is part of the Shinella sp. XGS7 genome and harbors:
- a CDS encoding glycosyltransferase family 2 protein; amino-acid sequence: MNYAVTAVIVTYNTPASRLDAALSALLSQCAVVVVDNSTQAITATKIRGACERHGVDCLSLGGNFGIAHAQNRGIEHALARGAADILLMDDDSVSPPDLVQGLLSARVGSPVQPLVVSARIVNELGRDMSNCRGLSENGLTHCSELTSSGTLVPASVFRHVGLFDETLFIDCVDFEWGWRALKNGIPLMLSDDVSIRHRLGEGERMGLKIPSPIRHYYQYRNVMRMIFRSAAPLRWRVQQSVKLPVKLMLIALLADRRYLRLRYAAWGLCDALLGRSGQFNH